The Chitinimonas arctica region CGTGGCTTTGCGGGTCCGGGCCGCCGGCTACGAAGAGCCCTCGCTGGTGACGCGCCGATTGCGGCCGGCTAACGGCATCCTGGTGGCGGCGCCGGCATTGTTGGCGGGACGGGCGCTCAGCCGGCCGGAACAGTTGGCGCAATTTCCTGTTCTAGGTGCGACCGAACTGGACCGGCGCGTGCATTGGCATCTGGTCGGCCCCGCGGGGGAAGTCCGGGAGCTGGCGTTCGAAGCCCGCTTCGCCACCGACGATTTCGTGCTGCGCAAGGCGGCGGCGCTGGCCGGGCTGGGCGTCACCATGCTGCCCTTGATGAATTGCGATGCGGAAATCGCCAACGGCAGTCTGGTGCAGTTATTGCCTGAATGGCGCATGCCCGGTGGAAATCTGCTGGCCGTCTATCCGCATCGGCGTGGTTTACTGCCGGCGGTAAGGGTGTTCATCGACCACTTGGTGCATGCTTTCGCCGAGGAAAACGCCACGCCCGTCTAATCAGCCGGACCTAAGCGCGATCCGCTCCGGATCGCATCGCTTCATCGCAAAGGAGAGTGCATGCACGGCGCGCATTTTATTCAGGATCTCGCGGTCATCATGCTGGTGGCGGGGCTGGTCACGGTGCTATTCCACAAGCTCAAGCAGCCTGTCGTGCTCGGCTACTTGATCGCAGGCCTGATCATCGGGCCGCATACGCCGCCATATACCCTGATCACCGACGAAGCCACCATCAATACCCTGGCCGAGCTGGGGGTGGTGTTCCTGATGTTTTCGCTGGGCCTGGAGTTCAGTCTCAAAAAGCTGACCAAGGTCGGCGCCGCCGCGCTGGTGGCGGCCTCGGCCGAGATCGTGCTGATGGTCTGGATAGGTTACGAGGTGGGGCGGGCCTTCGGCTGGCGCACCATGGACTCGCTGTTTCTCGGCGCAATGCTGTCGATTTCCTCGACGACCATCATCGTCAAGGCGCTGGATGAGCTGAAACTGAAGCAGGAAGGTTTTGCCAAGCTGATCTTCGGCGTCCTGATCGTCGAGGATGTGTTGGCAATCGCCATGCTGGCCTTGCTGTCCGGTATCGCCATGACCGGTTCGGTGCAGATCGAGGAGGTGGGGGCTACCCTGGGTAAGCTGGCCATCTTCATTACCGTGGCGCTGGTGGCCGGCCTTTTGCTGGTGCCGCGCCTGCTGGCCTACGTGGCGCAGAGCGCCAGCCGCGAAATGCTGCTGGTGACCGTGCTGGGCATCTGCTTCGGTTTCTGCCTGTTCGCACTCAAGCTCGGCTATAGCGTGGCGCTGGGCGCGTTTATCATCGGTGCGGTGATGGCCGAATCGGAGCATCTCAAGACCATCGAAAACCTGATCGAGCCGATACGCGACTTGTTCAGCGCGATCTTCTTCGTCGCCATCGGGCTGATGCTCAACCCGGCCGTACTGGTGCAGTACGCGTGGCCCATCGCGCTGCTGACCATCGTGGTGGTGGTGGGTAAGGTGGTCAGCTGCGGGCTGGGTGTCTTTATCTCGGGCAACGATCCACGCACTTCGCTGCGCGTGGGCATGGGCTTGGCGCAGATCGGCGAATTCAGTTTCATCATCGCCGCCCTCGGCGCCAGCCTCAAGGTGACCAGCGATTTCCTCTATCCCATCGCGGTAGCCGTCTCCGCCATCACGACCCTGCTTACGCCCTATCTGATAAAGGGTGCCGACCAGACCGGCAACGTGCTGGGCAAGCTGATGCCAAGACGTACCGCCGAGGTGTTGGGCGTATATAGCCAATGGTTGGCCAGCCTGCGGTTGGAAGGCGATCAGGCCGTGCTGGCCGGGATGATCCGGCGCATCCTGTTGCAGGTGGCGGTGAACTGCATGCTGGTGGCGGCCATCTTCCTGGGCGGGGCGTGGCTGGGCGAGCACCTCAGCCACCTGCTCAATTGGTACAAGGCCGTACTCTGGGGCGCGGCGCTGCTGCTGTCGCTGCCTTTCCTGGTGGCGATCTACCGCAAGCTGGTTGCCCTGGCCATGTTGCTGGCCGAGATCGGCATCGCCGACAACCGCGCCGGCACCTACACCCCGCAGGTGCGCAAACTGGTATCGCGCCTGATCCCCCTGGCCGCCTTGGTCGGGATCGGCTTCGGCATCGCGGCGCTGAGTGCGGCCATCCTGCCGCCGTGGGAGTTGCTGTGGCTGGTCCTTGCCATTGCGCTGCTATTGCTCCTGGTACTGCACCGCGCCATGGTGGCGATCCATGCGCGCCTGCAGATTGCCTTGCTCGAAACGCTGGAAGACAACAGCAGGCATTGAACCGGTGGGAAGCGCTGCAAGGCGCTTCCGCACGCCTATTGGGATAGAATATAGTGAGCGGAATGCGGGAAAACCCGCGATAAAATGATAGACTCCCGTCTCAATTCAAGAGCCATCCAAAGATGGCCGTGTAGTGTGACTGGCCCAAGTTTCTAAGAAGGCTGCATGGTGCAATCGAGGTCGTAGGCGGCCTCCCGATTGTTCGTGACAGTCGTTTATTTGGCAATGGTTGGAGGAAGAAGCAATGATGGACGTGTTCGCTCGAAATAAGCTGGTGTCTGACTACCTTTGTAAGCTTGCCGGACGGCAAGAGCTCGATGAGGCGGTCGACATTTTCGAGACTGGCCTGGTGAATTCCCTGGCCACCATTCAGCTGATCGCATTCCTGGAGAAGAACTTCAAGTTCAAGGTCGGTCTCGATGACCTCGACCGCGCCAACTTCTGCAGCATCCAGGCCGTTTGCGGCTTTCTGGACAGGAAAGTAGCCGTCAATGCTTAAGCGCTTTCTGTCGCCTGAGCAAAACGATTACCTGCACGCATTCGAACACTTCTCCGCTACCGAGGTTGCCCCGCATGCCGATGACTGGGACCGGCAGGAAGCGACCCCTTCGTCCATCGTGCAGAAACTGGCCCGCAAGGGTTGGTTGGGCGGTCTCGCCAGCCGCGAGAATGGCGGGCTGGGTTTCGATGCCACCACCTTTGGCCTGCTCAATATGGCTGTCGGCGCCGGTAGTGGCTCGCTGACGGGGCTGCTCAACGTCCATTCGATGGTGTTGAAATCCATCGAAGACTGGGGCAGTGCGGAGCAAAAGCAGCGTTATCTGCCAACGCTGGTACGTGGCGAGCTGGTCGGCGCCTTTGCCCAGACCGAAGTATCGGCAGGCGGCGATTCGGGCAATCTGAAGACCCGATTCGAAGAAGATGGCGACGAGTTGCGCATCACCGGCCAGAAGACCTGGATCACCTATGCCCAGACCGCCGACCTGTTCATGGTCTTCGGCAAGCTGGGGGGGCTCGATACCGCCGTGCTGGTGCCCAAGGGCACGCCGGGTTTCACCATTACGCCCAAGCACAATATGCTGGGCTTCAAGAGCGCGCATCTGGCCGTGCTGGACTTTGCCGATTGCCGCGTTCCCAAGGCAAATATCGTCGGCAAGCCTGGCTTTGGCCAGAGCCTGATCTCGACCGGCGCCCTCGACTATGGCCGCATCAGTGTGGCCTGGGCTGCGCTGGGCATCCAGCAGGCGGCATTGGCTGCATCGGCACGCCGTGCCAGCTCGCGCTCCGCTTTTGGCGTCATGCTGGCCGACCAAGGCCTGATCCGTGGTTATCTAGCCGAAATGTCGGGCAGTTTGCTGGCTTCGCAAATGGTCTGCCTATCGGCTACCCACGCCAAGGAAGCGCGCGAAGAAGATGCGCTGGAGCAGATCCTGCAGGCGAAGCTGTTTGCTTCGCGCCAGGCAGGCGAGGCGGCCGACAAGGCGGTGCAGATCCACGGCGGACATGGTTGCGACGAGGCCAACGGCATCAGCCGCTTGTTCCGCGATGCCAAGATCCTGCAAGTGGTCGAAGGCAGCAATGAGCTGCAGAAAATGCTGATCGGCCGCGCCGTCTGCGAGCGCTATCAGTAACACACAAAAATAATCGCTGTAACCACCGATCCCGGCCAGTTCCACGGCTGGGCGGCAAGGTGGTCCAGGTAACCGATTCAGGGTCTGTCCCGGGCGGCTGTCGAGCTGCGCACGCGTAATCCGTGCGGGCAGGGCGGCGTGCGGCTGTGCATCCTGGAAACGGCTTCCGGCCGCCTACTTCACAACCATGCCAGCAGGAATGCGCCCGCCGATGCCCGTCATCGCCGGGTCAGGGCCGCCCTTTGCCTGGCGTCCGTTGGCGAGGGAGTCGAAACAGCTGGTCCGAGTGTGCACGAGGAGGAAATTAAGCCATGAAAAATAGCTTTTCCATTATTACCGAGACCTTCGAACGGATGGCGCGGAATAACCCGGCGCCTGCCATACGCTGGGGCAAGGGCGAAGTGCTGGCCTGGCAGACCTTGCATGCCAAGGCAAGGCTGCTGGCCCGGCATCTTGTGCACGAGCGGGATCTCAAACCCGGCGAGTGCGTGGCCATCGCCATGGACCGCTGCCCGGAGTTCGTGATTGCCGCCTATGCCGTGTTGCTTGCGGGGGGCGTCTACTTTCCGCTCGACGCGAAGGCACCGCCGGCCCGCATGGCGTCGATGCTGGCGACGGCCCGTTGCCGGCTTGCCTTCTGCGCCGAAACACAGGTGCCTGGCCTGCTGAAGGCGGCGCCGGGCCTGGAACTGATCCTGCGCGAGCAGTTCGGCGAGATCGAGTTCCTGCCGGCCGACAAGCTGTCCGAGCCCTTGCCGATACTTGCGCCGACCGATCCGGCCTACCTGATCTTTACCTCGGGCAGCACCGGCACGCCCAAGGGCGTGCTGGTCAATCACGGCGCCCTCATCAATCGCTTGGTCTGGCACCAGGACCATAGCGGCATGCAGGCCAGCGATACCATCCTGCAGCGCACGGCGCTGACTTTCGATGTCTCGCTATGGGAAGTGTTCCTGCCGGCGCTCAATGGCGGCAGCCACTACCTGCTGCAGCCGGGGCTGGAATCGTTCCCGCGCGGCATCGCCGCGGCGCTGGAGGATGCGGCGATCAATATCGTCCACTTCGTGCCAAGCCTGCTCAAGCCTGTGCTGCAAGAGTTGCAGGATACCGCGTCGGAAGCGCTGGCCGGCCTGCGGCAGGTCTACGTCAGTGGCGAGCAGCTACCGCCCAGCCTGGTGGATCAGTTCCAGCAGCAGTTCGGTAGCCGCTGCCGGCTGACCAATCTGTACGGCCCGACCGAGGCCGCCATCGATGTGAGCTTCTACGACTGCATCGAGCCGGCGCCGCTGTCGGTGCCCATCGGCCAGCCGTTGACCGGCTGCGAGCTGTATATCGTCGATCCCGACACGCTGGCGCTCAAGGGCGCGGGCGAGCGCGGCGAGATCGCCATCGGGGGCATCTGTCTGGCCGAAGGCTACTACCAGCGGCCCGACCTCACGGCCAAGGCCTTCCTGGTCCACCCCGAACTGGGCGAACGCATCTATCTGACCGGTGATCTGGGCTGGTACGAGGCCGATCGCGGCTTCTTCTGCCAGGGACGCAAGGATACCCAGGTCAAGCTGCGCGGCCTGCGCATCGAGC contains the following coding sequences:
- a CDS encoding LysR substrate-binding domain-containing protein; amino-acid sequence: MQDLNDLHYFARVVEAGGFAAAGRLLGVPKSRLSRRVAELETRLGVRLLQRTTRKLALTEVGERYFRHCQAMLQEAEAAEEVVVTASAEPRGRLRVSCPVSVAQPMLTDVVSSFLAAYPQVQLDMLLTSRRVDLVEEGVDVALRVRAAGYEEPSLVTRRLRPANGILVAAPALLAGRALSRPEQLAQFPVLGATELDRRVHWHLVGPAGEVRELAFEARFATDDFVLRKAAALAGLGVTMLPLMNCDAEIANGSLVQLLPEWRMPGGNLLAVYPHRRGLLPAVRVFIDHLVHAFAEENATPV
- a CDS encoding cation:proton antiporter, whose product is MHGAHFIQDLAVIMLVAGLVTVLFHKLKQPVVLGYLIAGLIIGPHTPPYTLITDEATINTLAELGVVFLMFSLGLEFSLKKLTKVGAAALVAASAEIVLMVWIGYEVGRAFGWRTMDSLFLGAMLSISSTTIIVKALDELKLKQEGFAKLIFGVLIVEDVLAIAMLALLSGIAMTGSVQIEEVGATLGKLAIFITVALVAGLLLVPRLLAYVAQSASREMLLVTVLGICFGFCLFALKLGYSVALGAFIIGAVMAESEHLKTIENLIEPIRDLFSAIFFVAIGLMLNPAVLVQYAWPIALLTIVVVVGKVVSCGLGVFISGNDPRTSLRVGMGLAQIGEFSFIIAALGASLKVTSDFLYPIAVAVSAITTLLTPYLIKGADQTGNVLGKLMPRRTAEVLGVYSQWLASLRLEGDQAVLAGMIRRILLQVAVNCMLVAAIFLGGAWLGEHLSHLLNWYKAVLWGAALLLSLPFLVAIYRKLVALAMLLAEIGIADNRAGTYTPQVRKLVSRLIPLAALVGIGFGIAALSAAILPPWELLWLVLAIALLLLLVLHRAMVAIHARLQIALLETLEDNSRH
- a CDS encoding phosphopantetheine-binding protein, yielding MMDVFARNKLVSDYLCKLAGRQELDEAVDIFETGLVNSLATIQLIAFLEKNFKFKVGLDDLDRANFCSIQAVCGFLDRKVAVNA
- a CDS encoding acyl-CoA dehydrogenase family protein translates to MLKRFLSPEQNDYLHAFEHFSATEVAPHADDWDRQEATPSSIVQKLARKGWLGGLASRENGGLGFDATTFGLLNMAVGAGSGSLTGLLNVHSMVLKSIEDWGSAEQKQRYLPTLVRGELVGAFAQTEVSAGGDSGNLKTRFEEDGDELRITGQKTWITYAQTADLFMVFGKLGGLDTAVLVPKGTPGFTITPKHNMLGFKSAHLAVLDFADCRVPKANIVGKPGFGQSLISTGALDYGRISVAWAALGIQQAALAASARRASSRSAFGVMLADQGLIRGYLAEMSGSLLASQMVCLSATHAKEAREEDALEQILQAKLFASRQAGEAADKAVQIHGGHGCDEANGISRLFRDAKILQVVEGSNELQKMLIGRAVCERYQ
- a CDS encoding amino acid adenylation domain-containing protein, producing MKNSFSIITETFERMARNNPAPAIRWGKGEVLAWQTLHAKARLLARHLVHERDLKPGECVAIAMDRCPEFVIAAYAVLLAGGVYFPLDAKAPPARMASMLATARCRLAFCAETQVPGLLKAAPGLELILREQFGEIEFLPADKLSEPLPILAPTDPAYLIFTSGSTGTPKGVLVNHGALINRLVWHQDHSGMQASDTILQRTALTFDVSLWEVFLPALNGGSHYLLQPGLESFPRGIAAALEDAAINIVHFVPSLLKPVLQELQDTASEALAGLRQVYVSGEQLPPSLVDQFQQQFGSRCRLTNLYGPTEAAIDVSFYDCIEPAPLSVPIGQPLTGCELYIVDPDTLALKGAGERGEIAIGGICLAEGYYQRPDLTAKAFLVHPELGERIYLTGDLGWYEADRGFFCQGRKDTQVKLRGLRIELGEIEHHLLSHPAISEAVVCVIEDTAAEQWLVAAIVADEPLDPQLLRQFLAMQMPTYMLPARYWQAGQLPRSSSGKLDRKAIAAGMRSQFFPEMQCEA